In Gigantopelta aegis isolate Gae_Host chromosome 14, Gae_host_genome, whole genome shotgun sequence, the following proteins share a genomic window:
- the LOC121389044 gene encoding insulin-like growth factor-binding protein complex acid labile subunit isoform X2: protein MFGLGFIMWLVVVPVVLLALVIPSAVSRHHCPMVCFCSKGLMSVNCQGKELQQVPLDVPWVVEKLYLGHNRISQIEQKVFKNFKHLKYLELSYNLISNIPSYAFGNLTELNVTFLDHNVIATIYPFAFGNLLTLNSVDLRNNQITDIMKNAFSGCPLLARVTLTTNYLDSVDDDAFEYAQSVKYLSLSANRFKVIPSVKHLTGLQSLIMEGNQVRNATFPISFLDVHNLNDIVLSNNPIGVLTNNTFRHLQNSNVRKLEISRCNIKSVDNVTFSYLNKLQSLRIGQNPLDAEQLEKILSGLRNSEIVSLDIRNLQLDGKIPSNTFAILRNSSLRYLLMSNNKIKAIPDKAFANLPKLLTIDLSACKIEDVSETAFENLAITILFLHDNSLTAVPKGLPPSIQKLYLNGNNIVSLADESFYNLKNVREIHLSKNGIHELHENCFTGVRNLRKLYMDSNKIATLPRKLFNPLIRIVSLDLSRNNLKVIPLTPGLFTTLSSLENLSLADNQCHSLPLDIFQGLSSLMHINLKNNDFGPIFAGDRYSQLLTGLTKVQTIDLSNNNISVLRDATFMDLTSLKELNLEKNRISNWGRDLFASTNSLKTLDLSNNMISTLSMTSLKNLPPLQSINISYNPFACTCDFKEFCRWMKTTKTKLQEKNKILCNSPSTWHNKKVEEFCLANINCIDYTMYYIIGAVGGGFILAFILGCCLYRNRWFVKLRWYRMTKSCRCTGKRRGQYEVIPGKIEEFDAYISCAELDQEWVADKFLPGIDKVCGECPRGSMYQVSEQSN from the exons ATGTTCGGATTAGGATTTATCATGTG GCTAGTGGTTGTTCCAGTGGTTCTGTTGGCACTGGTTATACCGAGTGCTGTCAGCCGACATCACTGTCCAATGGTGTGTTTCTGCAGCAAAGGTCTGATGTCTGTCAACTGTCAGGGGAAAGAACTGCAGCAGGTACCGCTGGACGTTCCATGGGTGGTGGAGAAGCTGTACCTGGGTCATAACAGGATTTCACAAATTGAACAGAAAGTCTTCAAgaactttaaacatttaaaatatctcGAGTTGAGTTATAATCTCATTTCCAACATTCCTTCGTATGCATTTGGGAACTTAACGGAATTGAATGTGACGTTTTTGGATCACAATGTGATAGCGACCATCTACCCCTTTGCTTTTGGAAACCTGTTGACCCTAAATAGTGTGGATCTGAGGAACAACCAGATTACTGATATCATGAAGAACGCTTTCAGCGGATGTCCTCTGTTGGCGCGAGTCACTCTTACAACCAACTATCTCGACAGTGTTGATGATGATGCTTTTGAGTATGCTCAATCAGTGAAGTATCTATCTCTTTCAGCCAATCGTTTCAAGGTAATACCCAGCGTGAAGCACCTCACTGGCCTTCAGTCTCTGATTATGGAAGGAAACCAAGTAAGAAATGCCACATTTCCCATTTCTTTCCTTGACGTGCATAACCTAAATGATATCGTTCTTAGCAACAACCCTATTGGAGTACTGACAAATAACACATTCAGACATTTACAGAATTCAAATGTGAGGAAACTTGAGATATCAAGATGTAATATAAAGTCTGTGGATAACGTTACATTCAGTTATCTGAACAAACTTCAGTCTTTGAGGATAGGACAGAACCCACTTGATGCTGAACAGCTGGAGAAGATACTGTCTGGACTGCGGAATTCTGAAATAGTTTCTCTCGATATTAGAAACTTGCAGCTTGATGGGAAGATACCATCCAATACATTTGCAATATTGAGAAATAGTTCCTTAAGATATCTGCTGATGTctaacaacaaaattaaagcTATTCCGGATAAAGCTTTTGCAAATCTTCCAAAACTACTAACAATTGATTTATCTGCCTGTAAAATCGAAGATGTTTCTGAAACAGCATTTGAGAACCTTGCCATTACTATATTGTTTTTGCACGACAACAGTTTAACCGCTGTCCCAAAAGGATTACCACCTTCCATACAGAAACTCTATTTAAATGGAAATAATATCGTCAGTCTTGCTGATGAGTCATTTTATAATCTTAAAAATGTCAGAGAAATCCACCTGAGTAAGAATGGTATCCACGAGCTACACGAAAACTGTTTTACCGGGGTGCGAAATCTCAGAAAACTGTATATGGACAGCAACAAAATTGCAACACTACCCCGGAAACTGTTCAATCCTCTGATTAGAATAGTTTCTCTGGACCTCAGCAGAAATAACCTGAAGGTCATACCGTTGACTCCAGGGTTGTTTACCACCCTTTCGTCTCTAGAGAATTTAAGTCTGGCAGACAACCAGTGTCACTCTCTTCCTTTGGATATATTCCAGGGTTTAAGTTCTCTTATGCAcattaatttgaaaaacaatgaCTTTGGACCCATTTTTGCTGGAGACAGATACAGCCAACTGCTGACAGGACTAACAAAGGTCCAGACCATTGATTTGTCCAACAACAACATCAGTGTCCTCCGTGATGCCACATTCATGGACTTAACATCCTTAAAAGAGCTTAATCTTGAGAAAAATAGGATCTCCAATTGGGGGAGAGATCTGTTTGCATCGACAAACTCGCTAAAGACACTTGATCTGAGTAACAATATGATATCGACACTATCAATGACATCACTGAAAAATCTTCCACCTCTGCAGTCGATTAACATCTCTTATAATCCCTTCGCATGTACTTGTGATTTCAAGGAGTTCTGCCGCTGGATGAAgacaacaaaaactaaattacagGAAAAGAATAAGATACTCTGTAATTCCCCTTCAACATGGCACAACAAGAAAGTGGAAGAATTTTGCTTGGCCAACATTAACTGCATTGATTACACCATGTACTACATTATTGGAGCTGTTGGTGGTGGTTTCATCTTAGCTTTCATTCTGGGTTGTTGTCTTTATAGAAACCGATGGTTTGTCAAGTTGAGATGGTATCGAATGACAAAGTCCTGTAGGTGCACTGGAAAGCGCCGTGGCCAATATGAAGTAATTCCAGGGAAAATCGAGGAATTTGATGCCTACATATCTTGTGCTGAACTGGACCAGGAGTGGGTTGCTGATAAATTTTTGCCTGGAATTGACAAAG tttgtggagaGTGCCCCAGAGGATCaatgtaccaagtttcagaacaatccaATTGA
- the LOC121389044 gene encoding insulin-like growth factor-binding protein complex acid labile subunit isoform X1, whose amino-acid sequence MFGLGFIMWLVVVPVVLLALVIPSAVSRHHCPMVCFCSKGLMSVNCQGKELQQVPLDVPWVVEKLYLGHNRISQIEQKVFKNFKHLKYLELSYNLISNIPSYAFGNLTELNVTFLDHNVIATIYPFAFGNLLTLNSVDLRNNQITDIMKNAFSGCPLLARVTLTTNYLDSVDDDAFEYAQSVKYLSLSANRFKVIPSVKHLTGLQSLIMEGNQVRNATFPISFLDVHNLNDIVLSNNPIGVLTNNTFRHLQNSNVRKLEISRCNIKSVDNVTFSYLNKLQSLRIGQNPLDAEQLEKILSGLRNSEIVSLDIRNLQLDGKIPSNTFAILRNSSLRYLLMSNNKIKAIPDKAFANLPKLLTIDLSACKIEDVSETAFENLAITILFLHDNSLTAVPKGLPPSIQKLYLNGNNIVSLADESFYNLKNVREIHLSKNGIHELHENCFTGVRNLRKLYMDSNKIATLPRKLFNPLIRIVSLDLSRNNLKVIPLTPGLFTTLSSLENLSLADNQCHSLPLDIFQGLSSLMHINLKNNDFGPIFAGDRYSQLLTGLTKVQTIDLSNNNISVLRDATFMDLTSLKELNLEKNRISNWGRDLFASTNSLKTLDLSNNMISTLSMTSLKNLPPLQSINISYNPFACTCDFKEFCRWMKTTKTKLQEKNKILCNSPSTWHNKKVEEFCLANINCIDYTMYYIIGAVGGGFILAFILGCCLYRNRWFVKLRWYRMTKSCRCTGKRRGQYEVIPGKIEEFDAYISCAELDQEWVADKFLPGIDKGELNGKAFEGNFHLCFACRDFQIGRYTVACIDECIHSSRHAYIILTKNYIECTFCLFELYQIVNAKIDGLIDDYTVVKVGKLPPKKIPKILQRMLERREFIEWPDINTAENDFKEQLINKLDHAAGETSVMEPRASRYQTV is encoded by the exons ATGTTCGGATTAGGATTTATCATGTG GCTAGTGGTTGTTCCAGTGGTTCTGTTGGCACTGGTTATACCGAGTGCTGTCAGCCGACATCACTGTCCAATGGTGTGTTTCTGCAGCAAAGGTCTGATGTCTGTCAACTGTCAGGGGAAAGAACTGCAGCAGGTACCGCTGGACGTTCCATGGGTGGTGGAGAAGCTGTACCTGGGTCATAACAGGATTTCACAAATTGAACAGAAAGTCTTCAAgaactttaaacatttaaaatatctcGAGTTGAGTTATAATCTCATTTCCAACATTCCTTCGTATGCATTTGGGAACTTAACGGAATTGAATGTGACGTTTTTGGATCACAATGTGATAGCGACCATCTACCCCTTTGCTTTTGGAAACCTGTTGACCCTAAATAGTGTGGATCTGAGGAACAACCAGATTACTGATATCATGAAGAACGCTTTCAGCGGATGTCCTCTGTTGGCGCGAGTCACTCTTACAACCAACTATCTCGACAGTGTTGATGATGATGCTTTTGAGTATGCTCAATCAGTGAAGTATCTATCTCTTTCAGCCAATCGTTTCAAGGTAATACCCAGCGTGAAGCACCTCACTGGCCTTCAGTCTCTGATTATGGAAGGAAACCAAGTAAGAAATGCCACATTTCCCATTTCTTTCCTTGACGTGCATAACCTAAATGATATCGTTCTTAGCAACAACCCTATTGGAGTACTGACAAATAACACATTCAGACATTTACAGAATTCAAATGTGAGGAAACTTGAGATATCAAGATGTAATATAAAGTCTGTGGATAACGTTACATTCAGTTATCTGAACAAACTTCAGTCTTTGAGGATAGGACAGAACCCACTTGATGCTGAACAGCTGGAGAAGATACTGTCTGGACTGCGGAATTCTGAAATAGTTTCTCTCGATATTAGAAACTTGCAGCTTGATGGGAAGATACCATCCAATACATTTGCAATATTGAGAAATAGTTCCTTAAGATATCTGCTGATGTctaacaacaaaattaaagcTATTCCGGATAAAGCTTTTGCAAATCTTCCAAAACTACTAACAATTGATTTATCTGCCTGTAAAATCGAAGATGTTTCTGAAACAGCATTTGAGAACCTTGCCATTACTATATTGTTTTTGCACGACAACAGTTTAACCGCTGTCCCAAAAGGATTACCACCTTCCATACAGAAACTCTATTTAAATGGAAATAATATCGTCAGTCTTGCTGATGAGTCATTTTATAATCTTAAAAATGTCAGAGAAATCCACCTGAGTAAGAATGGTATCCACGAGCTACACGAAAACTGTTTTACCGGGGTGCGAAATCTCAGAAAACTGTATATGGACAGCAACAAAATTGCAACACTACCCCGGAAACTGTTCAATCCTCTGATTAGAATAGTTTCTCTGGACCTCAGCAGAAATAACCTGAAGGTCATACCGTTGACTCCAGGGTTGTTTACCACCCTTTCGTCTCTAGAGAATTTAAGTCTGGCAGACAACCAGTGTCACTCTCTTCCTTTGGATATATTCCAGGGTTTAAGTTCTCTTATGCAcattaatttgaaaaacaatgaCTTTGGACCCATTTTTGCTGGAGACAGATACAGCCAACTGCTGACAGGACTAACAAAGGTCCAGACCATTGATTTGTCCAACAACAACATCAGTGTCCTCCGTGATGCCACATTCATGGACTTAACATCCTTAAAAGAGCTTAATCTTGAGAAAAATAGGATCTCCAATTGGGGGAGAGATCTGTTTGCATCGACAAACTCGCTAAAGACACTTGATCTGAGTAACAATATGATATCGACACTATCAATGACATCACTGAAAAATCTTCCACCTCTGCAGTCGATTAACATCTCTTATAATCCCTTCGCATGTACTTGTGATTTCAAGGAGTTCTGCCGCTGGATGAAgacaacaaaaactaaattacagGAAAAGAATAAGATACTCTGTAATTCCCCTTCAACATGGCACAACAAGAAAGTGGAAGAATTTTGCTTGGCCAACATTAACTGCATTGATTACACCATGTACTACATTATTGGAGCTGTTGGTGGTGGTTTCATCTTAGCTTTCATTCTGGGTTGTTGTCTTTATAGAAACCGATGGTTTGTCAAGTTGAGATGGTATCGAATGACAAAGTCCTGTAGGTGCACTGGAAAGCGCCGTGGCCAATATGAAGTAATTCCAGGGAAAATCGAGGAATTTGATGCCTACATATCTTGTGCTGAACTGGACCAGGAGTGGGTTGCTGATAAATTTTTGCCTGGAATTGACAAAGGTGAGCTCAATGGAAAGGCATTTGAAGGTAACTTTCATCTTTGTTTTGCTTGTAGGGACTTCCAAATTGGCAGATATACGGTTGCGTGCATTGATGAATGCATCCATAGCAGCAGACATGCGTACATTATTCTGACCAAGAATTATATTGAGTGTACATTCTGTCTATTTGAACTATATCAAATTGTCAATGCTAAAATAGATGGATTGATTGATGATTACACTGTGGTTAAAGTTGGAAAACTCCCACCCAAAAAGATACCAAAGATTCTCCAAAGAATGCTTGAAAGAAGGGAGTTTATTGAATGGCCTGACATAAACACTGCCGAAAATGATTTCAAGGAACAACTCATCAACAAGTTGGATCACGCAGCAGGAGAAACTTCTGTTATGGAGCCACGCGCATCTCGATATCAGACTGTTTGA